The DNA window CTTTTGCGGAGCAAAAGACGACTTTCTGCGCCGGATTTTTCCTAGACGACAGAACCGAAATCGCCAGGTAATCTCCTTCACGATCCTAAGGCGCCCGGTCCGCGGCAGGCGTTTCACGCTGAGACGCCTGCTGCAGTTGCTGGCCCCGTTTGCGCCACCAGTCGACGACAAAGGTATCGATCAGCAGCTGGCTCACGTGATAGACGACCATCGGCAAAATGGTGATGCCCGTTTGCACGCCGACCATTAGCCCCACCATCAGCGTTTTCTGGCTGCCGGCGACGGCGACCGCAATCTGGGCGTCCCGCGGCATGCCCGCCAGCCGGGCCAGCAGATAGCCGACGAATAGCATCGTCACATGCACCACCTGCACGGCGACGACCATCATCAGCACCTGCTGCAGGCCAAAGTCGCTCGCGTCGGACTTCAGCCGCACTCCAATGTTAATGGCCCCGATCAGCACCATGGTCAACAGGCCGCACTGGGCCGCAACACTCAAAGGCGTTTTGTTCCGTGTGGCGGCCGCCGCCAGCGGACGATAAATCCGCAGCAACTGGGCCACGGTAATTGGCAACACGACCAGCAGCCCTAACTTCTGCATCAGTTCCAGGGCGTCGATATTAGCTGCTTCCCCGGTCAGGCTCTTGACCCAGAACGGCGTGACCAGAAAGCAGGCGGAGTTGGTCAACATGGTGATCAGGATCGCCACGGAGTCGTTCCCTTCCGCCTTGCGCGTCCAGACCACGGCCGAAGCCAGCGTGCAGGGAGCGGACGCCGCCACGATCAGCCCGGCCGCCATCACGCTATCCAGCCCCCAGGAGATCACCCAGGCGAACAGCGGCAGCAGGACAAAGTTCACGGCGATGCCCAGCAACGGGGCCGAAGGCCGCCGCATGGCCAGCCACATGGCGCTGGCTTCGAGAGGCAACGCCATGCAGAACAGCACACAGAACACAACCAGATTACGAAACCAGCCGGCAGCCAGCAGCGGCTCCAGCCGGGCCGACTGCGTTACCCCCAGGGCCAGCACGCAGGCGAGGCCGATCAGGAACCAGCGCTGGATCAAAAAATCAACGCCGCGGGACCAGATCGCGGGGCGAAGGGCAGGTTCGTCAGACGGGGATTCCACGGCAGCTCCAGCAGGCAGACTCAAAGGCCGGCGCCAGACCGGCTTGTCGTGCCGAGTTTAGCCGCCTAACATGATTCGAACAATCGTCCCCTTTTCCCTGCACTCCCGGCTCGACCCTATGAGGGCGCCCAGTCAACTGCGTTCCGGCGAATTCGGCTTCAACATGACGCCGATGATCGATGTCGTATTCTTGCTCATCATCTTCTTCCTGGTCTCCAGCCATCTGGCCAAAAGAGAAGCCCAGCTGCAGCTGCCCCTGCCGGAAGCGTCCGCGGGCGAGCAACCGGTCGACGACGACGCGGCCCGGCTGACGATCAACGTGCTGGAAGACGGCGGCGTCATGATCGCCGGTCGCGTGGTCACGCCAACCGAACTGCCGGAGCGTCTAGGCGAACGGCTCCTCAAAAGCGGCCCCGATCTGGAGGTCCGCATCCGCAGCGACCGCCACACGCCCTACCGCGAGGTGCAAAAGGTGATGCTGGCCTGCGCCCAGAGCAAGCTGTGGAATGTCAAATTCGCCGTGATCAAAAAAGGTACAGGCCGCTAATGCGCAGGCGCAGCATCTTCCAACGGCGGCCTGAGCTGCACATTGAAATGACGCCGATGATCGACGTCGTTTTTCTGCTGCTGATCTTCTTCGTGTACGCGGCCTCCGACGCCATCACCGAGCTGGTGATGCCCAGCCAGATGTCGGCCGCCCAGGGCACGGCCGCCGCCGATCCGAATGAACCGCCTCCGCCGGAAGAGGACTTCCCCGAGATCGTCGTCCGCATCACGGCCCAGGGAACCGCAGTCGCCTGGCAGGTCAACGGGGAAACGGTCCCCACGCTGGCCGCCATGCGGGAGATATTGCTGCCGATCGCCCGCCAGAAACGGGACGCCCCGGTGATCGTGCATCCGGATCCCGAAGTGGAGTTCGGCGACGTCATCGACATTTACGATCTGGCCAAGATCGTCGGCTTTGAGAAAATCTCCTTCGCCGCGGCCGGCTAGGGCAGGGCGGAAGTCGGGGGATCGCAACGTCCGGCAGACGCGTTTCTCAACAGGGTTTTTCGCCAATGACGAACTGGAAATGCGCGACTTGCCAATCCGAGATGGAATCCGGTTTTGAAGTCTGCTGGAGCTGCGGGACGACCGTTGACGGCGCGCCCGATCCTGATTTTGTGCGTGAAGTGGATGTGGAGGATCGCCCCGAGGATTGGGTGCAACCGATCCATTGCGAGTCGTGCGGCTATCGGGGAAAGGCCCTGATGGCGCACCCCGGCTACCAATGGTGGACAATCCCGGCAGCCATCCTGCTGGCCTGCACGGGCATCGGTTTTATCTTTTGGATCGTGGCGTTTGCTATCCTGGTAAACCGCACGTATGTGACCTGCCCAGAGTGCGGCTCGCGAGATCGCCTGATCAATCTCGAAGGAACCTCCACGGAGTTCCCTCCCGAGTCAGAGCAGCTCTGGAAAGAAAAACAGGAGCAAGACCTGGCGGCCTTCAAGAGAAACAAGCTCATCGCCATGGCGATCGCGACTACGGTTATCTGCTTCCTGGTGGGAATCGCTATCGCGAACTGGAATCGACCTTAAGCGGGTGCAGCAAACGCACCAAGGGGAGCCAATGCTCGGCGCAATCATCATCAGTGCGGCCATCCTGGGCGCCATCGTCATGACGATCGAGGACGGGGACTTTCCAGGCTGGATTCCCCTGACCCTCTGTTGTCTGGCGGCATCGCTCCCCGCGGTGCTGATCAATTACTACTTGCCTCCGGGCTGGTTTATCCTCGGTCTGGCAGTCGGAGCGGTCACGGGCGGATGCGCCCTTTCCGCCCTTCTGGGGATGAGCGTCAAACGCGCCTGCATGGCCGCCGCCATCTACCTCGCCGCGAAGGTTTGTCTGGCCCTCCTGATCCTACTGTTCCACTTATTCATGACTCGTTGAGTTGGTCCGTCGGCGAACCTTCAGAACCAAGGGGGCAGGCAGGATGCGGCATGTCCGGCTGGTGGGAGAAACTTGACCGGGCGTATCGGATTCCTTAGACATCGTCTACTGGAATTCTAAGGGTAGACCACGGGCAGTGCGATTGGCGTTTCCTGCTGAACCCACTTGAATAACTCCTTCGCCAGGCGGGTTACGAGGGGTTTTTCCTGAACCCTGCTGGGTACGGTCGCTGAAAGACTGCGTCGGAAATAACCTGGGCGATTGAGTAAGATGCGGGCGAATTTCGACGCCGCAAAGAGTGACCGTTAGAATCCAAACGGACACCGCATGGGGAAATGCTAAATGAAAGGCAAGCAGTGGACCATCGACCTGGACGGGAGCAGTGTCACCGTGAAGCTGCAGCACTCTGTTTATGGTCTGAAAACCAAATTGTGGTTGAATGAACAGTTGATCCTTGAACATGGTGATATGAACACCGTCACTTACTCGGCGGACTTCCCTGTTCACATCAATGAACACGAGCTCGTCGTACACATTCGCTACGGAATGTTCGGCGCGAAGTATCACCTGAGCATCGACGGCAAGCCTGCACCTGGGGAGACGCTTCCCGGGACGACAGTCGGCCAGGATAAACGCACCGCGGGATTCCACGCCGCACTGATCACGCTCTTCCTGGTCGTACCCGTCATGCTGTACTTTGGCGATCACCCTTTTGTTTTTGGAATCCGGATGAAATATATGGGCTACCTTTGTGCCGCACTGGCCATTTACGGGCTGTTGCAGCTCTACTTCACTCGCCCGGAAGGCGAAGAGACGACGCCGTTCTAAGCCATCGACAAACCAGGAAACCTCCCAGCCAACAAACGCTCAGGCAACTGCGATGCACGATCAACAAACACCGCCGCCGTTCCCGCAAGTCTGGATTGGAACCGATCTGGGCGACTATCGCACCTGCACCGGCACCTACCAAGGATACGACCTTTCCACCGTGCCGCCGCTGCCGGAAGACCGTTTCGACGGCTCCTTCGCGTGGCTGCTGAGCCAGCCTTCGCCATTCACTTTTGACAAGCGTTTCGGCGAGTTCTGGACGAACTACGACTCACTGGAAAAACGGAAAACGGATGCTCCCCAGAGTAAGGCGGCGCTTCTTCAGGAGTCGTCAAGACTGGGCGTCGAGATCCCCGCGGCGTTCTTTCTGTTTTTGGATAACCTGGAGCTCGTCACGCGGATTCGATCCTGCACAGACTGTTACTTCGAGTATGCGCAAACCCTGCTACCGCACCCGGAGCCTCCAGGCGGTCACTTTGTCCACTTCTATTCCGATTCGCAATATTGCTGCTTGTGGTATCTGTACATTGATCCGCAGCAGCGTTGCTATGTTGTCGCTAGCGATGATCTGACAGAACCGGTCGACGAGAACTCCGACCAAGAAACCTGGCGGAAGCATTATGGCGGGCCGGCCCTGCTCTGCGCCTGGTCGTTTGAGTCGTTTGTCTATCGCCTGTGGATCGAGAACGAAATCTGGTATCGGTTGAACCTCAAAGACCAGCCGCCGCTGCTGGAAGAAATGCGCGACTACCTGGCGTTTTACGCGTCCGATGCGTAAGCAGCTGAAAGTCGCCTCCTGTCTTATCTATTCCGTTACGTTACTCTTCAACCATCGATCGGAACTATCATGGCCGTCAATCCGCAACAGGAACTTGTCTGGCAGGGCCGTCTTCACCTGGGCGATGAACCTGGCGTCTTCGGAGATGCGGCGTACAGTGGACTCACGGCGGAATTGCCGTTCACGGTCCAGCGTCTCGACCCCAACGTCACCGATCCGACGACGTTCAAATTGATTCTGGAAACCGAGGATCTGCAGACTTTTTCCGGATACCCGGGTCACGCCCTGACCGTGACAATCTACGAAGAAGATGCAAGCAATCCGTTCCACTTTCTGGAGCGGAATCTGGCGAGCGAGCGATTCCTGGGCGCCGACAACAATCGGAAAGAAATCACGTTAAATGTCGGGGCAGTCACCGGTCCGTTCCGTTTGTCGGTGCGTCTGCGCTGTGATACGGAAGTCGGCCCAGGACTGTACGATGACTTTGTCTGGCGGCGACTGTCGCTCCTGGCAGAGAACTTCGAGTTCTTTGCTTCCCTGGGTTTTACCAGTTGAACGACGCCCGTCCCTGGCATACAGGTGAGAACCGGCTGGCGCCATCTGCACAGCCAGCCGCCGCGGGACCGTCGCCACTCCTCTCCGCCGGGCAGGAACGCCCGGCGGTTGCCGTTCTGCACGCTCTTCCAATCCCGCCGCTTATTCGTGCGGTTCCGTCATCGACCAGGGGTCCAGCGCTTCGGTCAACGTGGCGTCGGGCAGGACGCCTTCTTCGCGGCACAGCTCGCGGATCGTTTTGCCGGACTCGAACGCCTGCTTGGCCAGCTTGGACGCTTTGTCGTAGCCGATGTGGGGATTCAGGCTCGTTACCATCGACAGGCTTTGCTCGACGGCCTTTTCGCACACTTCCTGGTTGACTTCCATTTCCTCGACGCAGAATTCGACGAACGCCTCGCAGGAGGCCGCCATCAGCTCGATGCTTTCCAGCGTCGTCTGTCCCATCACAGGCATCATAATGTTCAGCTGGAACTGGCCGCCGGAGGCGCCGCTGATGGTGATGACCTGGTCGTTCCCCATCACCCGGGCGGCGACCTGCATCATGCTTTCCGACATGACCGGGTTCACTTTGCCCGGCATGATCGAACTGCCGGGCTGGCGGCTGGGCAGCTGCACTTCAAAGAAACCGCAGCGCGGCCCGGAGCCGAGCCAGCGAATGTTGTTCGCCACGTTGAACAGCGTAGAGGCGATCGTCCGCAGAGCGCCATGGCAGGCGACCAGCCCGTCGCGCTGGGCGTTCCCCTCGAAGTGGTTGACCGCTTCAATAAACTTCAGGCCCGTCTCTTCCGCCAGCACCTCGCTGACGCGATGGCCGAATTCCGGGTGCGTATTGATGCCGGTGCCCACGGCCGTGCCGCCGACGGGCAGCTCCAGCACGGCGTCGATCGCCTGTTCGGCCCGTTGCATCGACAGCTCCAACTGTCGGGCGAAACCGCCGATCTCTTGTCCCAGCCGCAACGGGGTGGCGTCCATCAGGTGCGTGCGGCCGATCTTGATGATTTTGTCCCAGTCGGACGCTTTCTTTGCCAGAGCTTTCTGGAAACGATCCAGGGCCGGCAACAGCCGATTCTTGATCTCCACGCCAACCGCGACATGGATCGCGGTCGGGAACGTGTCGTTGGTGCTCTGCCCCATGTTGACGTGGTCGTTGGGGTGAATCGTTTTGGTCGCCGCAAAACGATCGCCGCCGTCGATCTCGATCGCCCGGTTGGAGATGACCTCGTTCACATTCATATTGCTGGACGTGCCAGACCCGGTCTGGAAAACATCGATCGGAAACTCGTCGTCGTAATTGCCCGCATGGACTTCGCGACAGGCGGACAGCAGCGATTCCACCTGCTTGTCGGACAGCGGATTCTTGCCGGAACCGGTCAGTTTCCCCAGGTCGCGATTGGCGATCGCCGCAGCGTACTTGACCAGTCCCATCGCGTGAATCAGCGGTTTGGGGAGCGGCCAGCCAGAAATGGGGAAATTCTCTTTGGCTCGCTGGGTCTGGGCGCCGTAATAGGCCTGGGCCGGCACCTGAATATCGCCCATCGAATCGGATTCAACCCGAGTGTCGCTCATGTAACTGCACGCTCAAGAAGGAGGAAGTTCACGCCGCTGATCGGCTGCTGCGCATGATACCCGACGCCTTCGATCGCTCCAAGTCGGCGCTCGGCCGGACCGCTGGCACGAACAGGCCGACTCCGGCCCTTCCCAGAACGCAGAGGTAGGGCGAGCTTGCATGCGGTGTGGCTCACTCCTTCAAAGAACTATCGTCAAAAACACCACGTAACACAGGATCGCCCAGACCGCTGCAGCCAGATGGTATTTCGCGGCCGGATCCTGCCAGGAGGGATCTCGATTCGTCATGCAGTTCAAGGCGTAGAAAAACTGGGCCATGGCGACCATCCATCCGACACACGCGTAGAGAAACCCCAGGCACACTCCGATCACCCACAGCACAACAGGCCAACTGCCCGGAGTGCCGATCGTGGGCATCAGGGGCATCACCAGCAACGGCAATAAGAAATTAACGAACGCCAGCGTCAGTGCCAGTGGATTCCCAAACAGCCACAGAAACCGCAGCGCGCCGTGATGAATGCGAAACGTCCGTGCCGCACTAACGGGCGTTCTGGGCGGCTGGTACGGATTGAAATCGGTCGGAGACGGCATCGCGACAGGGCGGGGCAAAGGTGATTTGCGGCAGCGGCGACTGCTTCTCCGCAAACGGGAATCGAAAACCGTTCCCCAATTGCAGCGGCCGTTATTCTATCCCCCGGCGACCTGACTTGCTTCCCTCCGCTGCAGGCGGCACAATAGCCCGCTGATGGGATGCATGTTCGAAGCCCTTAGAGGTTGACCCGATGCTGATTTTTGACGGCCATCTTGATTTGTCGATGAATGCCCTGGAATGGAATCGTGACCTGCGGCGCCCGCTGGAAGAGATCCGCTCCCGCGAATCCCACATGACCGATCGCGCCGGCCGAGGGCAGGGGGTCGTTAGTTTTCCTGAAATGCGCCGCGGCGGCATCGGCCTGTGCATCGCCACGCAGATCGGCCATTCCGTTTCCAAGGACAGCCCCAAGCCCGGCTGGAGCAGCCCGGAAATCGCCTGGTCCATGACCCAGGGACAGCTGGCTTATTATCGAGCGATGGAAGAAGTCGGCGAGATGGTTCAAATCTCCGACCGGGAAAGCCTGCAGGCGCACGTCAAACTGTGGCAGGACACGCCCGAGGAAGAGCAGGAGAAACTGGCCATCGGCTATGTGCTGAGCCTGGAAGGGGCCGACTCGATACTGACGCTCGACTATCTGCATCGAGCCTATCGCTACGGTTTAAGAGCGGTGGGACCCGCGCACTACGGTCCGGGACGTTACGCTCCC is part of the Lignipirellula cremea genome and encodes:
- a CDS encoding bile acid:sodium symporter family protein, with the protein product MESPSDEPALRPAIWSRGVDFLIQRWFLIGLACVLALGVTQSARLEPLLAAGWFRNLVVFCVLFCMALPLEASAMWLAMRRPSAPLLGIAVNFVLLPLFAWVISWGLDSVMAAGLIVAASAPCTLASAVVWTRKAEGNDSVAILITMLTNSACFLVTPFWVKSLTGEAANIDALELMQKLGLLVVLPITVAQLLRIYRPLAAAATRNKTPLSVAAQCGLLTMVLIGAINIGVRLKSDASDFGLQQVLMMVVAVQVVHVTMLFVGYLLARLAGMPRDAQIAVAVAGSQKTLMVGLMVGVQTGITILPMVVYHVSQLLIDTFVVDWWRKRGQQLQQASQRETPAADRAP
- a CDS encoding ExbD/TolR family protein translates to MIRTIVPFSLHSRLDPMRAPSQLRSGEFGFNMTPMIDVVFLLIIFFLVSSHLAKREAQLQLPLPEASAGEQPVDDDAARLTINVLEDGGVMIAGRVVTPTELPERLGERLLKSGPDLEVRIRSDRHTPYREVQKVMLACAQSKLWNVKFAVIKKGTGR
- a CDS encoding ExbD/TolR family protein — translated: MRRRSIFQRRPELHIEMTPMIDVVFLLLIFFVYAASDAITELVMPSQMSAAQGTAAADPNEPPPPEEDFPEIVVRITAQGTAVAWQVNGETVPTLAAMREILLPIARQKRDAPVIVHPDPEVEFGDVIDIYDLAKIVGFEKISFAAAG
- a CDS encoding class II fumarate hydratase, producing MSDTRVESDSMGDIQVPAQAYYGAQTQRAKENFPISGWPLPKPLIHAMGLVKYAAAIANRDLGKLTGSGKNPLSDKQVESLLSACREVHAGNYDDEFPIDVFQTGSGTSSNMNVNEVISNRAIEIDGGDRFAATKTIHPNDHVNMGQSTNDTFPTAIHVAVGVEIKNRLLPALDRFQKALAKKASDWDKIIKIGRTHLMDATPLRLGQEIGGFARQLELSMQRAEQAIDAVLELPVGGTAVGTGINTHPEFGHRVSEVLAEETGLKFIEAVNHFEGNAQRDGLVACHGALRTIASTLFNVANNIRWLGSGPRCGFFEVQLPSRQPGSSIMPGKVNPVMSESMMQVAARVMGNDQVITISGASGGQFQLNIMMPVMGQTTLESIELMAASCEAFVEFCVEEMEVNQEVCEKAVEQSLSMVTSLNPHIGYDKASKLAKQAFESGKTIRELCREEGVLPDATLTEALDPWSMTEPHE